The Myxococcales bacterium genome has a segment encoding these proteins:
- a CDS encoding MBOAT family protein: MTTPMQSWTFVVFVALSVLVYWLLPRKWRPYFLLAESLGYYLACSLDVYGLTFIFLLFYLYGMFVIGIMIDLAKTKRGRLAWLLTGVLIATGILFMFKTSTTMIKIIFLLFGLGGGQAVAMAFAKFGIPVGISYFSFRVIHYLVEVYRGKEQRASALEFFLYVTFFPTMVSGPIHRFYTLGRENPAESFGPQLRQEGGGPRFNMEDLSIGFWRLLQGIVKKFVIADFFLRLAAPMMKAGMVVTSTTGQLWLAAHAYFIYLYIDFSGYSDMAIGISRMLGFRITENFNWALFSPNVREFWRRWHISLTNWLMNYIYFPLGGGRKGNFRTNVNLMITIIAVALWHKVSVSLFIWGVCEGTCLMIFRSWDKLKKRLFPDRKPTWWGKAIGIVMVWHVHGILWPLFLHDVKIAMAYYMKMLPFIPLLLRGLRTLLTGA; encoded by the coding sequence ATGACGACCCCGATGCAAAGCTGGACCTTTGTCGTTTTCGTCGCGCTCAGCGTGCTGGTTTACTGGCTGTTGCCGCGCAAATGGCGGCCATATTTCCTGCTCGCCGAAAGCCTGGGCTATTACCTGGCCTGTTCGCTCGACGTCTACGGCCTGACCTTCATTTTTCTGCTGTTCTATCTCTACGGGATGTTCGTTATCGGCATCATGATCGACCTGGCCAAGACCAAACGCGGCCGCCTGGCCTGGCTGTTGACCGGCGTGCTCATCGCGACGGGCATCCTGTTCATGTTCAAGACCAGCACGACGATGATCAAGATCATCTTCCTGCTCTTCGGCCTCGGCGGCGGGCAGGCCGTGGCGATGGCCTTCGCCAAGTTCGGCATTCCGGTCGGCATCAGCTACTTCTCGTTCCGCGTCATCCACTATCTGGTCGAGGTCTACCGCGGCAAGGAGCAGCGGGCCTCGGCGCTCGAATTCTTCCTCTACGTGACCTTCTTCCCGACGATGGTCAGCGGCCCGATCCACCGTTTTTACACGCTCGGACGCGAGAACCCCGCCGAATCGTTCGGCCCGCAATTGCGCCAGGAGGGCGGCGGCCCGCGCTTCAACATGGAGGACCTGAGCATCGGCTTCTGGCGCCTGCTGCAGGGCATCGTCAAGAAGTTTGTCATCGCCGATTTCTTCCTGCGCCTCGCCGCGCCGATGATGAAGGCCGGCATGGTGGTCACCTCGACGACCGGCCAACTCTGGCTGGCCGCCCACGCCTACTTCATCTACCTCTACATCGACTTCTCGGGCTATTCCGACATGGCCATCGGCATCTCGCGGATGCTCGGCTTCCGCATCACCGAGAACTTCAACTGGGCGCTCTTTTCGCCCAACGTGCGCGAATTCTGGCGGCGCTGGCACATCAGCCTGACCAACTGGCTGATGAACTACATCTATTTCCCGCTCGGCGGCGGCCGCAAAGGCAATTTCCGCACCAACGTGAACTTGATGATCACCATCATCGCCGTGGCGTTGTGGCACAAGGTTTCGGTCAGCCTGTTCATCTGGGGCGTCTGCGAAGGCACCTGCCTGATGATCTTCCGCTCCTGGGACAAACTGAAAAAACGACTCTTCCCCGACCGCAAACCGACCTGGTGGGGCAAGGCGATCGGCATCGTCATGGTCTGGCACGTGCACGGCATCCTCTGGCCGCTGTTTTTGCATGACGTGAAAATCGCCATGGCCTATTACATGAAAATGTTGCCCTTCATTCCGCTGCTGCTGCGCGGCTTGCGCACCCTGTTGACCGGAGCGTGA
- the trxA gene encoding thioredoxin: protein MMLEVTDGTFEAEILQSEIPALVDFWAPWCSPCKMVGPIIEQLSTEFAGQVKIAKMNVDQAPMTPTRYGIRGIPTVILFKGGQEVDKIVGAVPKNKFVDLIKKHL from the coding sequence GTGATGTTGGAAGTGACTGACGGCACGTTCGAGGCGGAAATCCTGCAAAGCGAAATTCCGGCGCTGGTCGATTTCTGGGCGCCGTGGTGTTCACCCTGCAAAATGGTCGGTCCGATCATCGAACAGCTTTCCACCGAATTCGCGGGTCAGGTGAAAATCGCGAAGATGAACGTGGATCAGGCGCCGATGACTCCCACCCGTTACGGCATTCGAGGCATTCCGACGGTGATTCTGTTCAAGGGCGGCCAGGAAGTCGACAAGATCGTCGGCGCCGTGCCCAAGAACAAATTTGTCGACCTGATTAAAAAGCACCTGTAG
- a CDS encoding tetratricopeptide repeat protein, translated as MLLLTGLLGLTLGAAPARAASQIADHLQSIAEAAFVAGDYERAYRYFELAFVEDSSRTDNLHRQALCAEQLGQYPKAEALLRQVLLRPDARPDAHFDLAVALYMQRQYREALEQLEAARQLGVQTATLDYYQGACQFRLGQYEEAYAPLSRAYGTLPQQPGWLGYYLGGTELALDKYQEAISYLEPAYQSTPPGEFRDHIGRLLAQARDKQAHSRWWSLALRLGGAHDSNIFYEPDDYGTPSDRNGWYGYADADAALYPLRREAGSIGIGYHFYQSVYFEKSSDEQFSNYNLTTHAPRVETSLRLASGKVPVYLSADYEYTRAILGGEHYQDAHIVTPGLSIAERHWTATRLGTRLESNRFPDFNQRDAFYAAPSLAQLFTFFAKGDGRLYVEASYEHNDAEADTFSYRGVGGYVATNLPLYGPLSLLAGTRYRYLDYLSEVEQRIDRKIVVDAALRVQATKWFDTTLGYRFQNNTSLENYSYEKHLFYGEVGVSF; from the coding sequence GTGCTGCTGCTCACGGGTTTGCTGGGGCTGACGCTCGGCGCGGCGCCGGCGCGCGCGGCTTCGCAGATCGCCGACCATTTGCAGTCGATCGCCGAGGCGGCCTTCGTCGCCGGCGACTACGAACGGGCCTACCGCTATTTCGAGCTGGCCTTCGTCGAGGATTCGTCCCGTACCGACAACCTGCACCGGCAGGCGCTGTGCGCCGAACAGCTCGGCCAATATCCCAAGGCCGAGGCCCTGCTGCGGCAGGTGCTGTTGCGCCCCGACGCGCGGCCGGACGCGCATTTCGACCTGGCGGTCGCGCTGTACATGCAGCGGCAGTATCGCGAGGCGCTGGAACAGCTCGAGGCCGCGCGGCAGCTCGGCGTGCAAACCGCGACCCTCGATTACTACCAGGGCGCCTGCCAATTCCGGTTGGGCCAATACGAGGAAGCCTACGCGCCGTTGTCGCGGGCGTACGGCACGTTGCCGCAACAGCCCGGCTGGTTGGGCTATTACCTGGGCGGCACCGAACTGGCGCTGGACAAATACCAGGAAGCGATTTCCTATCTCGAACCGGCTTATCAAAGCACGCCGCCAGGCGAGTTTCGCGATCACATCGGCCGCCTGCTGGCCCAGGCCCGCGACAAGCAGGCCCACTCGCGCTGGTGGAGCCTCGCCCTCCGGCTGGGCGGCGCCCACGATTCCAACATCTTCTACGAACCCGACGATTACGGCACGCCCTCCGACCGCAACGGCTGGTACGGCTACGCCGACGCCGACGCGGCGCTGTATCCGCTGCGCCGCGAGGCCGGAAGCATCGGCATCGGCTATCACTTTTATCAAAGCGTGTACTTCGAAAAGTCGTCCGACGAACAATTTTCCAATTACAACCTGACGACCCACGCGCCGCGGGTGGAAACCTCGTTGCGGCTGGCGTCGGGCAAGGTACCCGTCTACCTGAGCGCCGACTACGAATACACGCGGGCCATCCTCGGCGGCGAGCACTACCAGGACGCCCACATCGTGACGCCGGGGCTGTCGATTGCCGAGCGGCACTGGACGGCCACCCGCCTCGGGACGCGGTTGGAAAGCAACCGCTTCCCCGATTTCAACCAGCGCGACGCCTTCTACGCCGCGCCGTCGCTGGCCCAGTTGTTCACCTTCTTCGCCAAGGGCGACGGCCGGCTCTACGTCGAGGCCAGCTACGAACACAACGACGCCGAGGCCGACACCTTCAGCTATCGCGGCGTCGGCGGCTACGTGGCGACCAACCTGCCGCTTTACGGGCCGCTGAGCCTGCTGGCCGGTACGCGGTATCGCTACCTCGATTACCTGAGCGAGGTCGAACAACGCATCGACCGGAAGATCGTCGTCGACGCGGCGCTGCGCGTCCAAGCCACGAAGTGGTTCGATACGACGCTCGGCTACCGCTTTCAGAACAACACCAGCCTGGAAAACTACTCCTACGAAAAGCATCTCTTTTACGGCGAGGTGGGCGTGAGTTTCTAG
- a CDS encoding PAS domain S-box protein codes for MDGIDWTRVFDAFGDCVITTDEKYCITSWNQAAATLYGIPAAEAIGRPIETLVEIENAPLPRAAIRDRVETQGFWRGEAIHRTGNGRRVWVDWTISRLGAPKQPFRGSVAVARDITEKKQVEERNRFLSMVLDQIQDRVAVTDLTGRVTYVNDAECRMLKRSREELIGQSVQSFGEDPAQGATQREIIDGTLTQGEWRGEVVNIAADGEEIIMDCRTRLVNDEAGRPIAMCGISTDVTERRRAERRLRENEELFRLIFDQSPVGVVIVGLNFRFINCNQAFCRFTDYSEAELLERSFGDITHPEHREADIAQIRRILAGESDHYETDKRYIRKDGGVTWGHLSVSLIRTADGRPLHFVSLIQDINKRRKDEEELRQRAEELRESEERYRLLFEGMLDGFALHEIILDEAGRPCDYRFLEVNPAFERLTGLKREQLIDKRVREVLPGTEEYWIQTYGEVALTGVPRQFENYSGDLDRYYEVLAYRPSPHRFAVIFSDITARKKAEKALRESEERFRIASENAGDVIYERNLATGVAEFFGDVDGRQGYEPGGYPRTFDGWFELVHPDDRSNLGEPVRQAMVERKPFAIDYRLRRRDGSYTEWIDRGRFVYDENGTAIKIIGAATDVSEKRKVERENLKLEEQLRQAMKMESVGRLAGGVAHDFNNLLTGIKCYSEMILTSVAESDPLYEDVNEIHEAAERAAYLTAQLLAFSRKQIIEPKILDLNELLAGTVKMLQRLIGEDIDLLFRPADDLGRILADPHKIEQVLINLAVNARDAMRGGGKLTIETANVEIDEDYCRVHLDAGLGQYVMFAISDNGCGMTAEVQQHLFEPFYTTKEKGEGTGLGLSMVYGIIRQSGGFINVYSEPNVGTTFKIFLPLAEGELAPRKKRTLEEQPPGTGTILLVEDEPIVRNLAKRILESQGYRVLAAGGGGEAYLLAKDAGLAIDLLLTDVIMPNINGRQLYESIKVLRPNLKVLYMSGYTENVVAHHGVLDPGVQFINKPFSVESLARKVREVLSEQ; via the coding sequence ATGGATGGGATCGACTGGACGAGGGTGTTTGACGCTTTCGGCGATTGCGTCATCACCACCGATGAAAAATATTGCATCACTTCCTGGAACCAGGCGGCGGCGACGCTGTACGGCATTCCGGCGGCCGAGGCGATCGGCCGGCCGATCGAAACCCTAGTCGAAATCGAAAACGCTCCACTCCCGCGCGCGGCAATCCGCGACCGGGTCGAAACCCAGGGTTTCTGGCGCGGTGAGGCGATCCATCGAACCGGCAACGGCCGCCGGGTCTGGGTGGATTGGACCATCAGCCGTCTGGGCGCCCCGAAGCAGCCGTTTCGGGGCTCCGTGGCGGTGGCCCGTGACATCACCGAAAAAAAACAGGTGGAGGAAAGAAACCGCTTTTTATCGATGGTGCTGGATCAGATTCAGGACCGGGTGGCCGTCACCGATCTGACGGGCCGCGTCACTTACGTCAACGACGCCGAATGCCGGATGCTCAAGCGGTCGCGCGAGGAATTGATCGGCCAAAGCGTGCAATCGTTCGGCGAGGATCCGGCGCAAGGCGCCACCCAGCGGGAAATCATCGACGGCACGCTCACGCAAGGCGAATGGCGCGGGGAGGTCGTGAATATCGCGGCGGACGGCGAGGAAATCATTATGGATTGCCGGACGCGACTGGTTAACGACGAAGCCGGCCGGCCGATCGCCATGTGCGGGATTTCGACGGATGTCACCGAACGGAGAAGGGCGGAGCGGCGGCTGCGCGAAAACGAGGAGCTTTTCCGGCTGATTTTCGATCAATCGCCCGTCGGTGTGGTCATTGTCGGATTGAACTTTCGTTTTATTAATTGCAATCAAGCTTTTTGCCGTTTTACCGACTACAGCGAAGCCGAATTGTTGGAAAGAAGTTTCGGCGATATCACTCATCCGGAACACCGCGAAGCCGACATCGCGCAGATCAGGCGGATTCTGGCCGGTGAATCGGATCATTACGAAACGGACAAACGCTACATCCGCAAGGACGGCGGCGTCACCTGGGGCCATCTGTCGGTTTCGTTGATTCGCACCGCGGACGGCCGGCCGCTACACTTTGTTTCGCTGATTCAGGACATCAACAAACGCCGCAAGGACGAGGAGGAATTGCGGCAGCGGGCCGAAGAACTGCGCGAAAGCGAGGAACGTTACCGCCTGCTGTTCGAGGGCATGCTCGACGGCTTCGCCCTCCACGAAATCATTCTCGACGAAGCCGGCCGGCCGTGCGATTACCGGTTCCTCGAGGTGAACCCGGCGTTCGAACGGCTGACCGGGCTGAAGCGCGAGCAGTTGATCGACAAGCGGGTCCGCGAGGTGCTGCCCGGCACCGAAGAGTATTGGATCCAGACCTACGGCGAGGTCGCGCTGACCGGCGTCCCGCGCCAATTCGAGAACTATTCAGGCGATCTCGACCGCTACTACGAGGTCCTCGCCTACCGGCCGAGCCCGCATCGTTTCGCCGTCATTTTTTCCGATATCACCGCGCGTAAAAAAGCCGAAAAAGCCTTGCGCGAAAGCGAGGAGCGTTTCCGCATCGCCTCCGAAAACGCCGGCGACGTCATCTACGAACGCAACCTGGCCACCGGCGTGGCGGAATTCTTCGGCGATGTCGACGGCCGCCAAGGCTACGAGCCCGGCGGTTATCCGCGCACCTTCGACGGCTGGTTCGAGTTGGTGCATCCCGACGATCGGTCCAACCTCGGCGAGCCGGTCCGGCAGGCGATGGTCGAACGCAAACCGTTCGCCATCGATTACCGGTTGCGCCGCCGGGACGGCTCGTACACGGAATGGATCGATCGCGGCCGCTTCGTGTACGACGAAAACGGCACGGCGATCAAAATCATCGGCGCCGCCACCGACGTTTCGGAAAAACGGAAGGTCGAACGCGAAAACCTGAAGCTGGAGGAGCAACTGCGGCAGGCGATGAAAATGGAATCGGTCGGCCGCCTTGCCGGCGGGGTGGCGCACGATTTCAACAACCTGCTCACCGGCATCAAATGCTACTCCGAAATGATCCTGACCTCCGTCGCGGAATCCGATCCGCTTTACGAGGACGTGAACGAAATCCACGAGGCGGCCGAGCGGGCCGCCTATCTGACCGCGCAACTGTTGGCGTTCAGCCGGAAACAGATCATCGAACCGAAAATCCTCGATCTGAACGAGCTGCTGGCCGGCACCGTCAAGATGCTGCAGCGCCTGATCGGCGAGGACATCGACCTGCTTTTCCGGCCGGCCGACGATCTGGGGCGCATCCTGGCGGACCCGCACAAAATCGAACAGGTGTTGATCAATCTGGCGGTCAACGCGCGGGACGCCATGCGGGGCGGCGGCAAGCTGACGATCGAAACCGCGAATGTCGAAATCGACGAGGACTATTGCCGGGTTCACCTGGACGCCGGTCTCGGTCAATACGTCATGTTCGCGATCAGCGACAACGGCTGCGGCATGACGGCCGAAGTCCAGCAACACTTGTTCGAGCCGTTCTATACCACCAAGGAAAAGGGGGAGGGCACCGGGCTGGGTTTGTCGATGGTCTACGGCATCATCCGCCAGAGCGGCGGCTTCATCAATGTCTATTCCGAACCGAACGTCGGGACGACCTTTAAAATATTCCTGCCCCTGGCGGAAGGCGAGTTGGCGCCGCGGAAAAAACGGACCCTGGAGGAACAACCGCCGGGCACCGGCACCATTTTGCTGGTCGAGGACGAACCGATCGTGCGCAACCTGGCCAAACGGATTTTGGAAAGCCAGGGATACCGGGTGTTGGCGGCGGGCGGCGGCGGCGAAGCCTATCTGCTGGCGAAAGACGCCGGCCTGGCTATCGACCTGCTCTTGACCGACGTCATCATGCCCAACATCAACGGGCGGCAGTTGTACGAAAGCATCAAAGTCTTGCGCCCGAACCTCAAAGTATTGTACATGTCGGGCTACACCGAAAACGTCGTGGCCCACCACGGCGTGCTCGACCCCGGCGTGCAGTTCATCAACAAGCCGTTTTCGGTCGAATCCCTCGCCCGCAAGGTCCGGGAAGTGCTGAGCGAACAATGA
- a CDS encoding 2-hydroxyacyl-CoA dehydratase: MTENKYYPMWKRLGLDLPAHDALLAMLGEGYQATFLTQQNRPKGMEYFDFVMSEVHGLRIQELMEAKDQGRKVIGSYCVFVPEELVLAVDGVLVGLCAGAEYGFDQAERLLPRNTCSLIKGAFGFALGRVCPYLAAADTVVGENTCDGKKKGYEILRDYVNDLYVMDMPQQKTAAGRAVLKAEYERFARRLEELSGKIITVENLRRAIGIVNDKRRAVHRLARLRAADPAPISGLDALLVNQVFFYDDPVRFTGAVNKICDELEARIAAGAGVAPKGTPRLVVSGCPMAVPNWKILTIVEGGGAVIVGEESCVGERGTQFLTAETGGSIAEQMEAIVDRYFQIDCAVFTPNPTRLEHVERIAKDYGAHGVIQYNLQFCGPYQIEAGPAGRALQERGVPTLRLDTEYSMGDAEQIRTRVEAFVEQIKS, encoded by the coding sequence ATGACGGAAAACAAGTATTACCCCATGTGGAAACGGTTGGGGCTGGATCTGCCGGCCCATGACGCCTTGCTCGCAATGTTGGGCGAAGGGTATCAGGCGACGTTTCTCACCCAGCAAAACCGGCCGAAGGGAATGGAATACTTCGACTTTGTGATGAGCGAGGTGCACGGCCTGCGCATCCAGGAACTCATGGAGGCGAAAGACCAGGGTCGCAAGGTGATCGGCAGCTATTGCGTCTTCGTGCCCGAGGAGCTGGTGCTGGCGGTGGACGGCGTGCTGGTCGGCCTGTGCGCCGGCGCGGAATACGGTTTCGACCAGGCCGAGCGACTGTTGCCGCGCAACACCTGCTCGCTGATCAAGGGCGCGTTCGGTTTCGCCCTCGGCCGCGTCTGCCCGTACCTGGCTGCCGCCGATACGGTGGTCGGCGAGAACACCTGCGACGGAAAGAAAAAGGGCTATGAAATTCTGCGCGACTACGTCAACGACTTGTACGTCATGGACATGCCGCAACAGAAAACCGCCGCCGGCCGGGCGGTGCTCAAAGCCGAATACGAAAGATTCGCCCGGCGGCTGGAGGAACTGAGCGGCAAGATCATCACCGTCGAAAACCTGCGCCGCGCCATCGGCATCGTCAACGACAAGCGCCGCGCCGTGCACCGACTGGCGCGGTTGCGCGCCGCCGACCCGGCCCCCATCTCCGGGCTCGACGCCCTGCTCGTCAACCAGGTCTTTTTCTACGACGATCCCGTTCGCTTTACTGGCGCGGTGAACAAAATCTGCGACGAACTCGAGGCCCGCATCGCGGCCGGCGCCGGCGTCGCGCCAAAAGGAACGCCGCGGCTGGTCGTTTCCGGCTGCCCGATGGCGGTGCCGAATTGGAAAATCCTGACGATCGTCGAGGGCGGCGGCGCGGTGATCGTCGGCGAGGAATCGTGCGTCGGCGAACGGGGGACGCAGTTTCTCACCGCGGAGACGGGCGGCTCGATCGCCGAACAGATGGAAGCGATCGTCGACCGCTACTTCCAGATCGATTGTGCGGTCTTCACGCCCAATCCGACGCGGCTGGAGCACGTGGAACGCATAGCGAAGGATTACGGCGCGCACGGCGTGATTCAGTACAACCTGCAATTTTGTGGGCCTTACCAGATCGAGGCGGGTCCGGCCGGGCGGGCGCTGCAAGAACGCGGCGTCCCGACCCTGCGCCTCGACACCGAATACAGCATGGGCGATGCGGAACAGATCCGCACCCGCGTCGAGGCGTTCGTCGAACAGATTAAAAGTTGA
- a CDS encoding MBL fold metallo-hydrolase: MNTDHFDGKKFFNPEIDDHLHGFTDMVKWQFTREPGAWRGYVELPPGPPPPARVAAGELRVTFVNHSTVLLQFDGLNILTDPIWSERAGPVSWAGPKRAHSPGIRLADLPPIDAILLSHNHYDHLDLPTLRQLRDRWNPPIFTGLGNDRYLAKKGLAKVTALDWWQRTAGPGGLAITFVPAQHFTGRSMTDHFQTLWGGFFLQSAAGGIYFAGDTGYASHFRQIRERLGAPRLALLPIGAYEPRWFMRQMHINPGEAVKASRELGAAASLGIHFGTFRLADDAQDQPVADLRKAREQYGVPPERFFTLAPGEGRDVPPAAF, encoded by the coding sequence ATGAACACCGATCATTTCGACGGCAAGAAATTCTTCAACCCGGAAATCGACGATCACCTCCACGGCTTCACCGACATGGTGAAGTGGCAATTCACCCGCGAGCCCGGCGCCTGGCGCGGTTACGTCGAGTTGCCGCCCGGACCGCCGCCGCCGGCGCGGGTCGCCGCCGGAGAACTGCGTGTCACGTTCGTCAATCACTCCACGGTTTTGTTGCAGTTCGACGGCTTGAACATTCTGACCGATCCGATCTGGTCCGAACGCGCGGGGCCGGTCTCGTGGGCCGGGCCGAAACGCGCCCATTCGCCCGGCATCCGGTTGGCCGATCTGCCGCCGATCGACGCGATTCTGCTCAGCCACAACCATTACGATCACCTGGACCTGCCGACCCTGCGGCAACTGCGCGACCGCTGGAATCCGCCGATTTTCACCGGCCTGGGAAACGACCGTTACCTGGCGAAAAAAGGTTTGGCGAAGGTCACGGCCCTTGATTGGTGGCAACGGACCGCCGGGCCGGGCGGCCTGGCGATCACCTTCGTTCCCGCCCAGCATTTCACCGGCCGCAGCATGACCGATCATTTCCAAACCCTGTGGGGCGGATTTTTCCTGCAAAGCGCCGCCGGCGGCATCTATTTCGCCGGCGATACCGGGTACGCCTCGCACTTCCGGCAAATCCGCGAACGTCTCGGCGCGCCGCGGCTGGCCCTGTTGCCGATCGGCGCCTACGAGCCGCGCTGGTTCATGCGGCAGATGCACATCAATCCGGGGGAAGCGGTCAAAGCCTCGCGGGAATTGGGCGCGGCCGCGAGCCTGGGCATTCATTTCGGCACGTTCCGGCTGGCGGACGACGCGCAGGATCAGCCCGTGGCCGACCTGCGAAAAGCGCGGGAACAGTACGGCGTTCCGCCCGAACGCTTTTTCACCCTGGCCCCGGGCGAAGGTCGCGACGTTCCACCCGCGGCTTTCTGA
- a CDS encoding ABC transporter ATP-binding protein: protein MIRLVDVHKAFRGQPILDGLDLEIEAGRITVLLGRSGSGKSVTLKHIIGLLKPDSGQVLIDGEDITTLDDQAINRVRARFGVLFQDGALFDSMSVWENIAFPLVEHTKFKPDEIRARVAEALEAVGLSGIEHKMPSELSGGMRKRVGLARAIVRKPDVVLYDEPTSGLDPLMTDSINRLIVATQQKFNLTNFIISHDVEAALRIAHKIAVLFHGKILLEGTPDEIRRSPHPFIRAFIEGKQGEFDES from the coding sequence ATGATCCGGCTGGTCGACGTTCACAAGGCCTTCCGGGGCCAGCCGATCCTTGACGGGCTCGACCTGGAAATCGAGGCGGGCCGGATCACCGTGCTGCTCGGCCGCAGCGGCAGCGGCAAGTCGGTGACGCTCAAACACATCATCGGCCTGCTCAAGCCGGATTCCGGCCAGGTGCTGATCGACGGCGAGGACATCACGACGCTGGACGACCAGGCCATCAACCGCGTACGCGCCCGGTTCGGAGTGCTGTTTCAGGACGGCGCCCTCTTCGATTCGATGAGCGTCTGGGAGAACATCGCCTTTCCGCTGGTCGAACATACCAAATTCAAGCCGGACGAAATCCGCGCCCGCGTCGCCGAAGCGCTGGAAGCGGTCGGGTTGTCGGGCATCGAGCACAAAATGCCCTCGGAGCTGTCGGGCGGCATGCGCAAGCGCGTCGGCCTGGCGCGCGCCATCGTGCGCAAACCGGACGTCGTGCTGTACGACGAACCGACCAGCGGCCTGGATCCGCTGATGACCGACAGCATCAACCGCCTGATCGTCGCGACGCAGCAAAAATTCAACCTGACCAACTTCATCATCAGTCACGACGTCGAAGCGGCGCTGCGCATCGCCCACAAAATCGCCGTGCTGTTCCACGGTAAAATCCTGTTGGAAGGCACGCCCGACGAAATCCGCCGGTCCCCCCATCCGTTCATCCGCGCGTTCATCGAGGGCAAGCAGGGAGAATTCGACGAGAGTTGA
- a CDS encoding (Fe-S)-binding protein produces MLKRFHKEIDYCTYCPKLCRFSCPVGNASSNETFTPWGRQTLLHLIGQGAVGWDRATANTVYKCTTCMLCREFCDHEIEVPPVMHAARNEAVRQKIQPQEVVEFHHFFREQQNPFGDDLAARLRSTLPASLFNADAQVVYFPGCSLIYNYPQTIKNTFKVLEAMDVNYVACYDAETPCCGIPLYDTGYLDDFKKNAEVLGKKLGRAKVIITGCPSCAWALKARLPEVGVQLTERIYHLTEFLAPLVEEGKLPVRRPFARRVIYHDPCYLGRYLGVFEQPRKLLNEVCREPLIEFSWKEKHSYCCGGGGAIPTTNPVMTREIARERLHEVNDGEKKTLVTACPTCMRSFQKADERVDVMDLVDVLARCL; encoded by the coding sequence ATGCTGAAGCGTTTTCACAAAGAGATCGACTATTGCACCTATTGTCCGAAACTGTGCCGCTTTTCCTGCCCGGTCGGCAACGCCAGCAGCAACGAAACCTTCACGCCCTGGGGCCGGCAAACCTTGTTGCACCTGATCGGCCAGGGCGCCGTCGGCTGGGATCGCGCCACCGCCAACACCGTGTACAAATGCACCACCTGCATGCTCTGCCGGGAATTCTGCGATCACGAGATCGAGGTGCCGCCGGTGATGCACGCGGCCCGCAACGAAGCCGTCCGGCAGAAGATCCAGCCGCAGGAAGTCGTCGAGTTCCATCACTTTTTCCGCGAACAGCAAAACCCGTTCGGCGACGATCTCGCGGCCCGGCTGCGCTCGACGCTGCCCGCTTCGCTGTTCAACGCCGACGCCCAGGTGGTCTATTTCCCCGGCTGCTCGCTGATCTACAACTACCCGCAGACGATCAAGAACACCTTCAAGGTGCTCGAGGCGATGGACGTCAACTACGTCGCCTGCTACGACGCGGAAACGCCGTGCTGCGGCATTCCGTTGTACGACACCGGGTATCTGGACGATTTCAAAAAAAACGCCGAAGTGCTGGGCAAAAAGCTCGGCCGCGCCAAGGTGATCATCACCGGCTGCCCGAGCTGCGCCTGGGCGCTGAAGGCGCGGCTGCCCGAGGTCGGCGTGCAGCTCACCGAGCGGATCTACCACCTGACCGAATTTCTCGCGCCGCTGGTCGAGGAAGGCAAGCTGCCGGTGCGGCGGCCGTTCGCGCGGCGGGTCATCTATCACGATCCGTGCTACCTCGGCCGCTATCTCGGCGTCTTCGAACAGCCGCGTAAACTGCTCAACGAGGTCTGCCGCGAACCGCTGATCGAATTCAGTTGGAAGGAAAAACATTCCTACTGCTGCGGCGGCGGCGGCGCCATTCCGACCACCAACCCGGTGATGACGCGCGAGATCGCCCGCGAGCGCCTGCACGAGGTCAACGACGGCGAGAAGAAGACGCTGGTGACGGCGTGTCCGACCTGCATGCGGTCGTTCCAGAAGGCCGACGAGCGGGTCGACGTGATGGACCTCGTCGACGTGCTGGCGCGCTGCCTGTGA